In a single window of the Agromyces sp. H17E-10 genome:
- a CDS encoding glycerol-3-phosphate dehydrogenase/oxidase encodes MAKLKSVTRSQKLGPEERDAAIARLKEKELDVLVVGGGIVGTGSALDAVTRGLSTGLLEARDWGSGTSSRSSKLVHGGIRYLEQLDFRLVREALIERGLLLQRIAPHLVKPVRFLYPLKKRVFERFYVGAGMMLYDIFSYTGGRPPGVPHHRHLSKRQVMRAIPSLSKDALVGGLTYYDAQVDDARYVASLARTASFYGAHVASRVKVEGFIKVGERVVGVRAHDLQNDEHFEIRAKQVVNATGVWTDDTQRMVGERGTFKVRASKGIHLVVPRDRIQSAMGMIFRTEKSVLFVIPWGRHWLIGTTDTDWNLDKAHPAATAADIDYLLEHVNRVLAVPLTREDVEGVYAGLRPLLAGESDQTSKLSREHLVAHTVPGLVVIAGGKWTTYRVMAKDAIDAAVDALDGKVPASTTQDIPLLGAEGYQAAWNKRGKIARAFDVHKVRIEHLLNRYGTLTDELLDLIRNDPELGEPLPGADDYLAAEVVYAASHEGALHLDDVLARRTRISIEAWDRGVSAAPVAAKLMGRVLGWDEARETLEVERYLQRVAAERASQEQPDDESADRVRLEAPDIVKVD; translated from the coding sequence ATGGCCAAGCTCAAGTCGGTGACGCGTTCGCAGAAGCTCGGACCGGAGGAGCGCGACGCCGCGATCGCGCGCCTCAAAGAGAAGGAGCTCGACGTGCTCGTCGTCGGCGGCGGCATCGTCGGCACCGGCTCGGCGCTCGACGCGGTCACCCGCGGGCTCTCGACCGGCCTGCTCGAGGCCCGCGACTGGGGCTCGGGCACGTCGAGCCGTTCGTCGAAGCTCGTGCACGGCGGCATCCGCTACCTCGAGCAGCTCGACTTCCGGCTCGTGCGCGAGGCGCTCATCGAGCGCGGACTGCTGCTGCAGCGCATCGCGCCGCACCTGGTCAAGCCCGTGCGGTTCCTCTACCCGCTGAAGAAGCGCGTCTTCGAGCGCTTCTACGTCGGCGCGGGCATGATGCTCTACGACATCTTCAGCTACACGGGCGGGCGTCCGCCCGGGGTCCCGCACCACCGGCACCTCTCCAAGCGACAGGTCATGCGCGCCATCCCGTCGCTCTCGAAGGATGCCCTCGTCGGCGGCCTCACGTACTACGACGCCCAGGTCGACGACGCCCGCTATGTCGCATCCCTCGCCCGCACCGCGAGCTTCTACGGCGCCCACGTCGCGAGCCGCGTGAAGGTGGAGGGCTTCATCAAGGTCGGCGAGCGCGTCGTCGGCGTCCGGGCGCACGACCTGCAGAACGACGAGCACTTCGAGATCCGCGCGAAGCAGGTCGTGAACGCGACGGGCGTCTGGACGGACGACACGCAGCGCATGGTCGGCGAACGCGGCACCTTCAAGGTGCGCGCGTCGAAGGGCATCCACCTCGTCGTGCCGCGCGACCGCATCCAATCGGCGATGGGCATGATCTTCCGCACCGAGAAGAGCGTGCTCTTCGTCATCCCGTGGGGCCGGCACTGGCTCATCGGCACGACCGACACCGACTGGAACCTCGACAAGGCGCACCCGGCGGCGACCGCGGCCGACATCGACTACCTGCTCGAGCACGTGAACCGGGTGCTCGCGGTGCCGCTCACGCGCGAAGACGTCGAGGGCGTCTACGCCGGGCTCCGGCCGCTGCTCGCCGGCGAGAGCGACCAGACCTCGAAGCTCTCGCGCGAGCACCTCGTCGCGCACACGGTGCCCGGCCTCGTCGTCATCGCCGGCGGCAAGTGGACCACCTACCGGGTGATGGCGAAGGACGCGATCGACGCCGCCGTCGACGCGCTCGACGGCAAGGTGCCGGCGTCGACCACGCAGGACATCCCGCTGCTCGGCGCCGAGGGCTACCAGGCGGCGTGGAACAAGCGCGGCAAGATCGCCCGCGCGTTCGACGTGCACAAGGTGCGCATCGAGCACCTGCTGAACCGCTACGGCACGCTCACCGATGAGCTGCTCGACCTCATCCGCAACGACCCCGAGCTCGGCGAACCGCTGCCGGGCGCCGACGACTACCTCGCCGCCGAGGTCGTCTACGCCGCGTCCCACGAGGGCGCGCTGCACCTCGACGACGTGCTCGCCCGCCGCACCCGCATCTCGATCGAGGCGTGGGACCGCGGCGTCTCGGCGGCCCCCGTCGCGGCGAAGCTCATGGGCAGGGTGCTCGGCTGGGACGAGGCGCGTGAGACGCTCGAGGTCGAGCGCTACCTGCAGCGGGTCGCGGCCGAGCGCGCCTCGCAGGAGCAGCCCGATGACGAGTCCGCCGACCGGGTGCGGCTCGAGGCGCCCGACATCGTGAAGGTCGATTGA
- a CDS encoding SURF1 family protein — MSADSRRAVVRMMLRPRWIAALLAALAVAAGFALLGQWQIERAVEQAVVVERPTEKVVPFDGVAEPDAPTRQVSTAQRVEVTGTYVPGDTVIVEGRLNEGVLGYWAVAHLEVADAPAGGIPIALGWAPDEQQVRAAIDEFEAGLDGTSQVSIVGRFLPSEAPVAPDADADPFTMTTVASAQLVNLWADYDDKPAYFGYITAAEPVAGLDAISSPPPEQTAELNWLNVFYAVEWAVFAGFAIYLWYRLVRDAVERERDEAEATAGAGSPAEGGDELG, encoded by the coding sequence GTGTCCGCCGACTCACGCCGCGCCGTCGTGCGCATGATGCTGCGCCCGCGCTGGATCGCCGCGCTCCTCGCCGCGCTCGCCGTCGCCGCGGGCTTCGCCCTCCTCGGCCAGTGGCAGATCGAGCGCGCCGTCGAGCAGGCGGTCGTCGTCGAACGGCCGACCGAGAAGGTGGTGCCGTTCGACGGCGTCGCCGAACCCGACGCGCCGACCCGCCAGGTGTCGACCGCCCAACGCGTCGAGGTCACCGGCACCTACGTGCCGGGTGACACGGTCATCGTCGAGGGTCGGCTCAACGAGGGCGTCCTCGGCTACTGGGCGGTCGCCCACCTCGAGGTCGCGGATGCCCCGGCCGGAGGCATCCCGATCGCCCTCGGCTGGGCGCCCGACGAGCAGCAGGTGCGTGCCGCGATCGACGAGTTCGAGGCGGGGCTCGACGGCACGTCGCAGGTGAGCATCGTCGGCCGGTTCCTGCCGAGCGAGGCGCCGGTCGCACCCGACGCCGACGCCGATCCGTTCACGATGACGACGGTGGCGTCGGCCCAACTCGTGAACCTGTGGGCCGACTACGACGACAAGCCGGCCTACTTCGGCTACATCACGGCCGCTGAGCCCGTCGCCGGGCTCGACGCGATCTCGTCGCCGCCGCCCGAGCAGACGGCCGAGCTCAACTGGCTGAACGTCTTCTACGCGGTGGAGTGGGCGGTGTTCGCGGGCTTCGCGATCTACCTCTGGTACCGGCTCGTGCGCGACGCGGTCGAACGCGAGCGCGACGAGGCCGAGGCGACAGCCGGCGCCGGATCACCCGCCGAAGGCGGCGACGAACTCGGGTGA
- a CDS encoding VOC family protein, whose product MLLSCYPVLGSTDVAASARFYREHFGFDTAFEADWYVSLRHPDGGHELALLDPAHESVPAGYGAAARGVLVNLEVDDVDEIAARLAASGVPIVQALRSEPFGQRHVIVSDPGGVLVDVITEIEPSPEFVAAFGG is encoded by the coding sequence ATGCTGCTCAGTTGCTACCCCGTGCTCGGCTCGACCGACGTCGCGGCGAGCGCGCGCTTCTACCGCGAGCACTTCGGATTCGACACCGCCTTCGAGGCCGACTGGTACGTGAGCCTGCGGCATCCCGACGGCGGGCACGAGCTCGCGCTGCTCGACCCCGCTCACGAGTCGGTTCCGGCGGGCTATGGCGCTGCCGCGCGCGGCGTGCTCGTCAACCTCGAGGTCGACGACGTCGACGAGATCGCGGCCCGGCTCGCGGCATCCGGGGTGCCGATCGTGCAGGCGCTCCGCAGCGAGCCGTTCGGACAACGCCACGTGATCGTCAGCGACCCCGGCGGCGTGCTCGTCGACGTGATCACCGAGATCGAGCCGTCACCCGAGTTCGTCGCCGCCTTCGGCGGGTGA
- a CDS encoding TetR/AcrR family transcriptional regulator — protein MATKAEQRDRTRAEIVRIATRRFAADGYAGVALDDVMSEAGLTRGALYHHFGSKRGLFQAVVEQAQLGVASAVEQATADHDEVLEGFLAGCRAFLEASLAPEVRRILLVEGPAVLGWGEWREGDLESSVRLLDEGVAELAAAGVIDDRALDTVATMLSGALNEVAIANAGSPEPDRGIDDAVAMLRRFLLGLRPADAT, from the coding sequence GTGGCGACGAAGGCCGAACAGCGCGATCGCACGCGCGCCGAGATCGTGCGCATCGCGACCCGGCGATTCGCCGCCGACGGCTACGCGGGGGTCGCGCTCGACGACGTGATGAGCGAGGCCGGTCTCACCCGAGGCGCGCTCTACCACCACTTCGGCAGCAAGCGCGGGCTCTTCCAGGCGGTCGTCGAGCAGGCGCAGCTGGGTGTCGCGAGTGCCGTCGAACAGGCGACGGCCGACCACGACGAGGTGCTCGAGGGGTTCCTCGCCGGCTGCCGGGCGTTCCTCGAGGCGAGCCTCGCACCCGAGGTCCGTCGCATCCTGCTCGTCGAGGGCCCGGCCGTGCTCGGCTGGGGGGAGTGGCGCGAGGGCGACCTCGAGTCGAGCGTCCGGTTGCTCGACGAGGGCGTCGCCGAGCTCGCCGCCGCCGGGGTCATCGACGACCGCGCGCTCGACACCGTCGCGACGATGCTGTCGGGGGCGCTCAACGAGGTCGCGATCGCGAACGCCGGCTCGCCCGAACCCGACCGGGGCATCGACGACGCCGTCGCGATGCTGCGCCGCTTCCTGCTGGGGCTTCGCCCAGCCGACGCCACGTAG
- a CDS encoding DUF3817 domain-containing protein, producing the protein MPLEPKLADLPRIRGALKFYQVASVITGVMLLLLCAEMIVKYVFHYELFAFGPNGFVTFEPVLETASGLESTGQGVNLSTGILIAHGWFYVVYLFSDFRLWSLMRWPFTRFIVIALGGIIPFLSFFLEARIGREVRTYLDRREAASVAGDAAAAPVTPEASDPTPDSVEAQQ; encoded by the coding sequence ATGCCCCTCGAGCCCAAACTCGCCGATCTGCCGCGCATTCGCGGGGCGCTGAAGTTCTACCAGGTGGCCTCGGTCATCACCGGCGTCATGCTGCTGCTGCTCTGCGCCGAGATGATCGTGAAGTACGTGTTCCACTACGAGCTCTTCGCGTTCGGCCCCAACGGGTTCGTGACCTTCGAACCGGTGCTCGAGACGGCGTCGGGCCTCGAGTCGACCGGTCAGGGCGTGAACCTCTCGACCGGCATCCTCATCGCCCACGGCTGGTTCTACGTCGTGTACCTCTTCAGCGACTTCCGCCTCTGGAGCCTCATGCGCTGGCCGTTCACGCGGTTCATCGTGATCGCGCTCGGCGGCATCATCCCGTTCCTCTCGTTCTTCCTCGAGGCGCGCATCGGGCGCGAGGTGCGCACGTACCTCGACCGGCGCGAAGCCGCGTCCGTCGCCGGCGACGCCGCCGCGGCCCCGGTCACCCCCGAGGCATCCGACCCCACCCCCGACTCCGTGGAGGCACAGCAGTGA
- the guaA gene encoding glutamine-hydrolyzing GMP synthase: MTDQQTEQRPVLVVDFGAQYAQLIARRVREASVYSEIVPHSISADEVRAKNPIGIVLSGGPSSVYEQGAPQLDEEILELGVPTLGICYGFQVMARHFGGEVAETGAREYGATAANVTTEPVDGGSVNALLVDQPAAQTVWMSHGDSVARAPEGFDVLASTESTPVAAFANDERKLYGVQWHPEVKHTPFGQGIIENFLHRAAGIPAEWNSGNVIAEQVARIREQVGDARVISALSGGVDSAVSTALVQRAVGDQLTAVFVDHGLLRKGEREQVQNDYVAATGVRLVTIDAEDTFLDALAGVTDPEEKRKIIGREFIRAFEAAERDLIAEAAADGQPIKFLVQGTLYPDVVESGGGSGTANIKSHHNVGGLPEDLQFELVEPLRTLFKDEVRAIGRELGLPEAIVGRQPFPGPGLGIRIVGEVTRDRLELLRDADAIAREELTKAGLDQEIWQCPVVLLADVRSVGVQGDGRTYGHPIVLRPVSSEDAMTADWTRLPYDVLAKISNRITNEVREVNRVVLDVTSKPPGTIEWE; encoded by the coding sequence GTGACCGACCAGCAGACCGAGCAGAGGCCCGTCCTCGTCGTCGACTTCGGCGCGCAGTACGCGCAGCTGATCGCCCGACGCGTGCGCGAGGCGTCCGTGTACTCCGAGATCGTGCCGCACTCGATCTCGGCCGACGAGGTGCGCGCGAAGAACCCGATCGGCATCGTGCTGTCGGGCGGGCCCTCGTCGGTGTACGAGCAGGGCGCCCCGCAGCTCGACGAGGAGATCCTCGAGCTCGGCGTGCCGACGCTCGGCATCTGCTACGGCTTCCAGGTCATGGCGCGCCACTTCGGCGGCGAGGTCGCCGAGACCGGCGCCCGCGAGTACGGCGCGACCGCCGCGAACGTGACGACTGAGCCCGTTGACGGTGGCTCGGTCAACGCCCTTCTCGTCGACCAGCCCGCCGCGCAGACCGTGTGGATGAGCCACGGCGACTCGGTCGCCCGCGCCCCCGAGGGCTTCGACGTGCTCGCCTCGACCGAGTCGACCCCGGTCGCCGCGTTCGCGAACGACGAGCGCAAGCTCTACGGCGTGCAGTGGCACCCCGAGGTGAAGCACACGCCGTTCGGCCAGGGCATCATCGAGAACTTCCTGCACCGGGCAGCCGGCATCCCCGCCGAGTGGAACTCGGGCAACGTCATCGCCGAGCAGGTCGCCCGCATCCGCGAGCAGGTGGGTGACGCGCGCGTCATCTCCGCGCTCTCGGGCGGCGTCGACTCGGCCGTCTCGACCGCGCTCGTGCAGCGCGCCGTCGGCGACCAGCTCACCGCGGTCTTCGTCGACCACGGGCTGCTGCGCAAGGGCGAGCGCGAGCAGGTGCAGAACGACTACGTCGCCGCGACCGGCGTGCGTCTCGTCACGATCGACGCCGAGGACACGTTCCTCGACGCGCTCGCCGGGGTCACCGACCCCGAGGAGAAGCGCAAGATCATCGGCCGCGAGTTCATCCGCGCGTTCGAGGCCGCCGAGCGCGACCTCATCGCGGAGGCCGCCGCCGACGGCCAGCCCATCAAGTTCCTCGTACAGGGCACGCTGTATCCCGACGTCGTCGAGTCGGGCGGCGGTTCGGGCACCGCGAACATCAAGAGCCACCACAACGTCGGCGGTCTCCCCGAAGACCTGCAGTTCGAGCTGGTCGAGCCGCTGCGCACCCTCTTCAAGGACGAGGTGCGCGCGATCGGCCGCGAGTTGGGCCTGCCCGAGGCGATCGTCGGCCGCCAGCCGTTCCCCGGCCCGGGTCTCGGCATCCGCATCGTCGGCGAGGTCACCCGCGACCGGCTCGAGCTGCTGCGCGACGCCGACGCGATCGCCCGTGAAGAGCTCACCAAGGCGGGGCTCGACCAGGAGATCTGGCAGTGCCCGGTCGTGCTGCTCGCCGACGTGCGCTCGGTGGGCGTGCAGGGCGACGGCCGCACCTACGGCCACCCGATCGTGCTGCGCCCCGTCTCCAGCGAAGACGCGATGACCGCCGACTGGACCCGCCTGCCCTACGACGTGCTCGCGAAGATCTCGAACCGCATCACCAACGAGGTGCGCGAGGTCAACCGCGTCGTGCTCGACGTCACGTCGAAGCCGCCGGGGACCATCGAGTGGGAGTGA
- a CDS encoding L-lactate dehydrogenase produces MGVVENSKLTVVGAGAVGSSLAYAALIRDSAAEVALYDIAAEKVEAEVLDLAHGTQFTRSRVVGGADLAVVEGSHVIVVTAGAKQEPGQTRMDLAATNVGILERLLPALLERAPGAVVILVTNPVDVLTVAAQRITGLPPERVFGSGTVLDTSRLRWLLAERAGVSTSSVHANIVGEHGDTEFPLWSEARIGPVPILDWRGGDRFTADELDRIAREVRDAAYTVIRGKGATNYAIGLTGARIVEAVLRDEHAVLPVSTVHGPAIPELEGVALSLPSVVDGEGARPIVGTPFSERERAQLAASADAIRAAAAAFGY; encoded by the coding sequence ATGGGTGTCGTCGAGAACAGCAAGCTGACCGTCGTCGGGGCCGGGGCGGTGGGGTCGAGCCTCGCCTACGCCGCGCTCATCAGGGACTCGGCGGCCGAGGTCGCCCTGTACGACATCGCGGCCGAGAAGGTCGAGGCCGAGGTGCTCGACCTCGCCCACGGCACCCAGTTCACGCGATCGCGGGTCGTCGGCGGCGCCGACCTGGCCGTCGTCGAGGGCTCGCACGTCATCGTCGTCACCGCCGGTGCGAAGCAGGAGCCGGGCCAGACGCGCATGGATCTCGCCGCGACGAACGTCGGCATCCTCGAGCGACTGCTGCCTGCGCTGCTCGAGCGCGCGCCCGGTGCCGTCGTCATCCTCGTGACGAACCCCGTCGACGTGCTCACGGTCGCGGCGCAGCGCATCACGGGACTGCCGCCCGAGCGGGTGTTCGGCTCGGGGACCGTGCTCGACACGTCGCGCCTGCGCTGGCTCCTCGCCGAACGTGCGGGCGTCTCGACGTCGAGCGTGCACGCGAACATCGTCGGCGAGCACGGCGACACCGAGTTCCCGCTCTGGTCGGAGGCGCGCATCGGGCCGGTGCCGATCCTCGACTGGCGGGGCGGCGACCGGTTCACGGCTGACGAGCTCGACCGCATCGCCCGTGAGGTGCGCGATGCGGCATACACGGTCATCCGCGGCAAGGGCGCCACGAACTACGCGATCGGGCTCACCGGCGCCCGCATCGTCGAGGCCGTGCTGCGTGACGAGCACGCCGTGCTCCCCGTGAGCACCGTGCACGGACCCGCGATCCCCGAGCTCGAGGGCGTCGCGCTGTCGCTGCCGAGCGTCGTCGACGGCGAGGGCGCCCGGCCGATCGTCGGCACGCCGTTCTCCGAGCGCGAGCGCGCCCAGCTCGCGGCATCCGCCGACGCGATCAGGGCGGCCGCGGCGGCGTTCGGGTACTGA
- a CDS encoding Bax inhibitor-1/YccA family protein — protein MALDNPAFSRNSAFSQQGAVAAAQDISAQQLQEMYNQPATPPAGETMAVETTIAKSVAGFGLLLVGAAIGWLTLDTLPFLWVGAGIVGFVLALVNVFKREPSPALILAYSAVQGVFVGGISAWYELSFGGGIVAQAVLATLVVFGVTLALFASGKIRASKKATKVFLIAMVGYLVFSLVNWGLMVFGVNSNPWGLRGTEIAGIPLGLILGVLVVIMAAYSLVLDFDFIQQGVRNRAPKKYEWTGVFGIMVTVIWLYLEILRMLAIARN, from the coding sequence ATGGCTCTCGACAATCCCGCATTCTCGCGGAACTCCGCCTTCTCGCAGCAGGGAGCCGTGGCCGCAGCGCAAGACATCTCGGCCCAGCAGCTGCAGGAGATGTACAACCAGCCGGCGACCCCGCCCGCCGGCGAGACGATGGCCGTCGAGACGACGATCGCGAAGTCCGTCGCGGGCTTCGGCCTGCTGCTCGTCGGCGCCGCGATCGGCTGGCTGACGCTCGACACCCTGCCCTTCCTCTGGGTCGGCGCGGGCATCGTCGGCTTCGTGCTCGCGCTCGTCAACGTCTTCAAGCGCGAGCCGTCGCCCGCGCTGATCCTCGCCTACTCGGCCGTGCAGGGCGTCTTCGTCGGCGGCATCTCGGCCTGGTACGAGCTGTCGTTCGGCGGCGGCATCGTCGCACAGGCCGTGCTCGCGACGCTCGTCGTGTTCGGCGTGACCCTCGCGCTCTTCGCCTCGGGCAAGATCCGCGCGTCGAAGAAGGCGACCAAGGTCTTCCTCATCGCGATGGTCGGGTACCTCGTGTTCTCGCTCGTGAACTGGGGCCTCATGGTCTTCGGCGTGAACAGCAACCCGTGGGGCCTTCGCGGCACGGAGATCGCCGGCATCCCCCTCGGGCTCATCCTCGGCGTGCTCGTCGTGATCATGGCGGCGTACTCGCTCGTGCTCGACTTCGACTTCATCCAGCAGGGCGTGCGCAACCGCGCCCCGAAGAAGTACGAGTGGACCGGCGTCTTCGGCATCATGGTCACCGTCATCTGGCTCTACCTCGAGATCCTGCGCATGCTCGCCATCGCGCGCAACTAG
- a CDS encoding glycerophosphodiester phosphodiesterase family protein — MKARRPLVIGHRGAPGYRPEHTRSSYELAFALGADAVEPDIVSTRDGVLVLRHENEISGTTDVASRPEFAGRRTTREVDGSPLTGWFTEDFTWAELATLRARERLGSLRPASASFDGRYPVIRLRDLFELIDTAADEQRRMIRMVAEFKHAAHFAAIGLPLDELFAAELAAAGWGSGDERLIMEAFEPTLLDRLAARGIRGRRIALIENSGSPWDLVLAQGRRAPRYDDLVTADGLAGLTGRFDGVSVGKGRLVGPDPKRRGDASAPPLRGAALVSTAHAAGLEVYTWTLRPENRFLTAARRRGSARAGYGDWAGEFADVLATGVDGVFVDHPDLGVEARADFTA; from the coding sequence GTGAAGGCCCGCCGCCCGCTCGTCATCGGACACCGCGGCGCCCCGGGCTACCGACCGGAGCACACCCGCTCGTCGTACGAGCTCGCCTTCGCGCTCGGCGCCGACGCGGTCGAGCCCGACATCGTGTCGACCCGCGACGGCGTGCTCGTGCTGCGGCACGAGAACGAGATCTCGGGCACCACGGATGTCGCGTCCCGGCCCGAGTTCGCGGGCCGGCGCACGACGCGCGAGGTCGATGGCTCCCCGCTCACGGGGTGGTTCACCGAGGACTTCACGTGGGCCGAGCTCGCGACCCTGCGCGCCCGCGAACGACTGGGTTCGCTGCGGCCGGCGAGCGCGAGCTTCGACGGGCGCTACCCGGTGATCCGGTTGCGCGACCTGTTCGAACTGATCGACACGGCCGCCGACGAGCAGCGCCGCATGATCCGCATGGTCGCCGAGTTCAAGCACGCCGCCCACTTCGCCGCGATCGGGCTGCCGCTCGACGAACTCTTCGCCGCCGAGCTCGCGGCGGCGGGCTGGGGCTCGGGCGACGAACGGCTGATCATGGAGGCGTTCGAGCCCACCCTGCTCGACCGGCTCGCGGCGCGAGGCATCCGCGGCAGGCGCATCGCGCTCATCGAGAACTCGGGCAGCCCCTGGGACCTCGTGCTCGCGCAGGGCCGCCGCGCGCCCCGGTACGACGATCTCGTCACCGCCGACGGCCTCGCCGGGCTGACGGGCCGGTTCGACGGTGTCAGCGTCGGCAAGGGCCGGCTCGTCGGCCCTGACCCGAAACGGCGGGGGGATGCCTCGGCGCCGCCGTTGCGCGGAGCCGCCCTCGTCTCGACCGCGCATGCCGCAGGACTCGAGGTCTACACGTGGACGCTCAGGCCCGAGAACCGCTTCCTCACGGCGGCGAGGCGGCGCGGTTCCGCTCGAGCCGGTTACGGCGACTGGGCGGGGGAGTTCGCCGACGTGCTCGCGACGGGCGTCGACGGCGTCTTCGTCGACCATCCCGACCTCGGGGTGGAGGCGCGAGCCGACTTCACGGCGTGA
- a CDS encoding carbohydrate deacetylase has translation MTRRLVITADDLGREAGSALAIAELAADGAITATTAIVVGPAVEEGVAAVTASGLVPHLHATLSSEGGMTPWRPLTTGRSLVTADGTLPDDPVAVGQRAQPADVAAELAAQLAWLHARGIRPAALDSHSGTLYGLTGRSFLGEALALAARHGMGFRLPRDPELYLGGALVPELRELHAQAVAAADAAGVALPASIATNRRTADDLGGYDALREQYRRILGALPAGTSELFLHPAPEHAVAGPDGIIRAWELRLLRDEAFRGALEAEGFELVAEW, from the coding sequence ATGACCAGGCGTCTCGTCATCACCGCCGACGACCTCGGCCGCGAGGCCGGGAGCGCACTGGCGATCGCCGAACTCGCCGCCGACGGCGCGATCACGGCGACCACGGCGATCGTCGTCGGCCCGGCCGTCGAGGAGGGCGTCGCCGCGGTGACGGCGTCCGGCCTCGTCCCGCACCTGCACGCGACGCTCTCGAGCGAGGGCGGCATGACGCCGTGGCGGCCCCTCACGACCGGTCGATCGCTCGTGACGGCGGACGGCACCCTGCCCGACGATCCCGTCGCGGTCGGCCAGCGCGCGCAGCCCGCCGACGTCGCGGCGGAGCTCGCCGCGCAACTCGCGTGGCTGCATGCCCGCGGCATCCGCCCCGCCGCCCTCGACTCGCACTCGGGCACGCTCTACGGCCTGACCGGCCGCTCCTTCCTCGGCGAGGCGCTCGCGCTCGCCGCCCGTCACGGCATGGGGTTCCGGCTGCCGCGCGACCCGGAGCTCTACCTCGGCGGCGCGCTGGTGCCCGAGCTCCGCGAGCTGCACGCGCAGGCGGTCGCGGCGGCCGATGCCGCGGGTGTCGCGCTGCCCGCGTCGATCGCGACGAACCGCCGCACCGCCGACGACCTCGGCGGCTACGACGCACTGCGCGAACAGTACCGGCGCATCCTCGGCGCGCTCCCCGCGGGCACGAGCGAGCTGTTCCTGCACCCGGCGCCCGAGCACGCGGTCGCCGGACCGGACGGCATCATCCGGGCGTGGGAGCTCCGACTGCTGCGCGACGAGGCGTTCCGCGGGGCACTCGAGGCCGAGGGGTTCGAGCTCGTCGCCGAGTGGTGA
- a CDS encoding MFS transporter — protein MTDRAATTPAPDTTPGTPPWRYAVGMFGTSIPINMIKGSMILYYVDILGLDVRVYGAVMIVYAVIDAIDNPVLGFLSDRTRTRWGRRRPWLVVGAPLLAASMIGFFSAPTSLDGLALVAWFAVFAILCEAFDSMLNANYGALLPELFPRERNRAVANSLRQAFQLVALVLSLAVTPLLTTSVFGTEDTTTGFTTTAIIYGVIAVAVILFMAFSAKENPRYATHERPRFFATLLTIVRNPRFWSIGVAGACYASAMALVLAGLQLYVRYSLGLPVANALYLQGAVILCSVGGLAVWTRVVRRKGAAFTWRLAFVVLAVSFVPLFFANDLVTALLAGVLVGIGYSGMLATNDLIVARVLDDDARRHGQHREGLFLSAFGFFGRLNGIITGLALASLGVFFGYYSGDDPGTQADVAYRVYLCVYPFVLCSIGAVLARFIRVPEGLSESEVDATATVAQAAARAADDDTVR, from the coding sequence ATGACCGATCGCGCAGCGACGACCCCTGCCCCCGACACCACCCCTGGCACCCCGCCGTGGCGCTACGCCGTCGGCATGTTCGGCACCTCGATCCCGATCAACATGATCAAGGGGTCGATGATCCTCTACTACGTCGACATCCTCGGCCTCGACGTGCGCGTCTACGGCGCGGTCATGATCGTGTACGCGGTCATCGACGCGATCGACAATCCCGTGCTCGGCTTCCTGTCGGACCGCACCCGCACCCGCTGGGGCCGGCGCCGCCCGTGGCTCGTCGTCGGCGCGCCGCTCCTCGCGGCGAGCATGATCGGATTCTTCTCGGCGCCGACCTCGCTCGACGGCCTGGCGCTCGTCGCCTGGTTCGCGGTGTTCGCGATCCTCTGCGAGGCGTTCGACTCGATGCTGAACGCCAACTACGGCGCGCTCCTGCCCGAGCTCTTCCCGCGCGAGCGCAACCGCGCCGTCGCGAACTCGCTCCGGCAGGCGTTCCAGCTCGTCGCGCTCGTGCTCTCGCTCGCGGTCACGCCACTGCTCACGACGTCGGTCTTCGGCACCGAGGACACGACCACGGGCTTCACCACCACGGCGATCATCTACGGCGTCATCGCCGTCGCCGTCATCCTCTTCATGGCGTTCAGCGCGAAGGAGAACCCCCGCTACGCGACTCACGAGCGGCCGCGGTTCTTCGCCACCCTGCTCACCATCGTCCGCAATCCGCGCTTCTGGTCGATCGGGGTCGCGGGTGCCTGCTACGCGAGCGCGATGGCCCTCGTGCTCGCCGGGCTCCAGCTCTACGTGCGCTACTCGCTCGGCCTTCCGGTCGCGAACGCGCTCTACCTGCAGGGCGCCGTCATCCTGTGCTCGGTCGGCGGCCTCGCCGTCTGGACGCGGGTCGTGCGGCGCAAGGGCGCGGCGTTCACGTGGCGGCTCGCCTTCGTCGTGCTGGCCGTGAGCTTCGTGCCGCTCTTCTTCGCGAACGATCTCGTCACCGCGCTCCTCGCCGGCGTCCTCGTGGGCATCGGCTACTCGGGCATGCTCGCCACGAACGACCTCATCGTCGCCCGGGTGCTCGACGACGACGCCCGCCGGCACGGCCAGCACCGCGAGGGCCTGTTCCTCTCCGCCTTCGGCTTCTTCGGTCGGCTCAACGGCATCATCACGGGCCTCGCCCTCGCCTCGCTCGGCGTGTTCTTCGGCTACTACTCGGGCGACGATCCGGGCACGCAGGCCGATGTCGCCTACCGCGTCTACCTCTGCGTCTACCCGTTCGTGCTCTGCTCGATCGGCGCCGTGCTCGCGCGGTTCATCCGGGTGCCCGAGGGCCTCTCCGAATCGGAGGTCGACGCGACGGCCACCGTCGCCCAGGCCGCGGCCCGCGCGGCCGACGACGACACCGTGCGATGA